The genomic DNA CAGGCTCTCCTTCGGAATGCCCTCCGATTCATGCGTCAACAGATCCTCGGCGTCGTCACCCAGCAGCTTCTCCAGATCCATACGATCATCTCCATCGTTCGTACAACAAAACCAACCCATTATGACCCACAACAGACGTCGAGTGCCAGACCGACGAGCGGGAAGGCCTCCACTCTCGTATCGCGTCATATGAGGGCAACGGCTCTACGCGGTGGCGATTCTTGTTCGGATCGGCAGGCTTGGCGAGCTGGTCAGATGGCTCGGCCGATACCGGCCAGGTGGGTGTTGAAGTCGGACCGGGGGTCGTTCCTGCGTTTGGAGAGGAACGAATCCAGTTCCATCGCGTCGCCCAGGGCAGTCCCCGAGGCGATTTCACGGGCCAGCGCCTCTTCCCGTCGAAGGGCGACCGCGGCACGGTCGAAGACTGCTTCGAGGTCACCGGCCTCGAGGACGACCAGACCGTCCGCATCCCCGAACACCCACATCCCCGGAGCGACGTCGACTCCGCCGATCGACACAGGCTCCCCGACGACACCGATGCCCTTCATGGGAGCCGGAACCTTGAGCGGACCCACCGGGTGGGAACCTCGACAATGGACAGGGACCCGCAGATCCACGAGATCGACGATGTCTCGCACCAGTCCATCAACCACAAACCCCGCCAGCCCTTTCCGAACCGCCTCGGTTCCGATCAGATCACCGATCAGCGCCACATCCGCCATACGGTTGGCGATCACCACAACGTCGTTCGGAGCGGCTCGGTGGACCGCCTCCAGAATGGAAACCAGGTCGTTGTTCGCTTCGACCGTGATCGCCGGACCGGCCAACCTGCCATGCAGGTCGAGAGGCCGCAGTCCCGGCGACGGCAGTCCCACCTCGATCCCGCCCCGGAACGCAGCGTCGGCCAGCAGCGAGGTGCTGTAGTGCTCCCTGAACAGATACGAATAGTCTGTCATGATTCTCCTTCCGGCGTCTCCATCCCCAGGCGGCCACCGGACCGGGCTCGGCGCCCTGCCATCACCCGACCGAGAACACCGCTACACCACCCCATCTCTTCACTCGGCTGCGGTCGCAAGGATGAGTCGGCTCGCGTCACTCCTCAGGATCGAAGGCTAACGGCCGAGCTTCAACTCCATCGAGTTCGGTTCGCCACCACAATCGTTCACCGCCCTCGTCCAGGCACACCGGTGCCGGCCGGCGACGACGCCGATCATGATGCCGCACGAGCGTCCACCGCAGACCTCCTCTTCCGAGGCGAGACAGAGCATCCCGCGCGATGACCGGGTCGTCAACCGGTGGAAAGACCCGCCCGCGATCGGCCCGATTGCGCTTGGTCTCACCGCAGGTGGATGATGTTGCCGGTGATGAGTCGGGCATGGTCGGACACGAGATAGGCGATAACGTCGGCAACCTCCTCCGGTTGAGCGATATGGATGAGCGCGGAGCTGTCATCGACGGCTCGGCGGACCTGGTCGGTGACCCACCCGGTGTCGGTGACCGGCGGGTAGAGGACGTTCGCGGTGATACCCCGGCCGGCGAGCTCGAACGCAGCGGACATCGTGTAGTTCTCCAAGGCGGATTTGGCGGCACCGTAGGAAACTTCCTCGGGGAAGCCGAGAGAGCCTCCCGAGGTGAGCGCGATGATCCTCCCCCACGACAGTCCGTGACGGGCATGTCGCAGAGCAAACTCCGAGATCAACAGCGCCGTGGCTCGAGCGTCGACCAAGAACTGTTTGTCGATCGCCGCCGTCGGCGATCGCTTGAACAACATGCTCTGCGTCACGACCACGGTTGCGCCGAAACGTGTCCGGGATCCCGGGATCAGTCGCGTCCTCGATACGAAGATAGGTGATGAGCACTGCTGCCCCACAGGCGGCCAGACAAGAGGCGGTGACCCCACCGATGCCGTGATTGGCACCGGTGACCACCGCCACACGACCGGACAGATCAACGAACGGGAACGAAGAAACATGAGACGACATCAACAAACCTCCAAGCCGGAAACGGAACCAACGATGGAACAGGAGGTCTGAGTCGCTACATGCCGGGGCGCACCGTAGCGCTTCCCAAACCAGGATGACCGCACCAGCCGGCTATCCGGGCATCAGAATGTCCGTGTGGGCGACCCACCCTCATAGACCGGGGCCGAGTCACCCGGCTCCAGAACCAGGGCCGGTCCCGGCAACCGACTCGGCCGGTGCAAGGACTCAGGATCGACCGAGAGAGCGCTCGGCCTTCTCTCCGATCACCGTCTCCTTGGGAGGCGAGACGTGACGATCCACGGCCGCAGCGATCCGTCGCAGCTCGTCCATCATCGAGGAGAACCCCTCCAGGGTCAGGCTCTGCTTGCCGTCGCTGAGTGCCGAATCCGGGTCGTTGTGAACCTCGACGATGACCCCGTCGGCTCCCGCGGCCACCGCCGCTCGGGCCAGATACGGGACCAGGCTCCGATCCCCGGCCGCATGGCTGGGGTCCACGATCACGGGAAGGTGGGTCCGTTGTTTGAGCACCGGCACGGCACTGACATCGAGAGTGTTTCGCGTGGCCGTCTCGAACGTTCTGATCCCGCGTTCGCACAGGACGACTCCGGGATTCCCGGCCGCCACGACATACTCGGCCGCCAAGAGAACCTCTTCGATCGTAGATGCGATACCTCGTTTGAGGAGGACCGGACGCGGCTGTGCGCCAACCTCGGAGAGCAACCTGAAGTTCTGCATGTTCCGCGCACCGATCTGGAGCATATCGGCGTAGCGACCAACCAGCCCGACGTCTTCCGGGGCGACCACTTCGGTGATGACCGGCAGGCCCGTCTCCTCGCGAGCTTGGGCCAACAGCACCAGCCCTTCCTCGCCGAGGCCCTGGAAGCTGTACGGTGAGCTGCGCGGCTTGAAAGCGCCCCCTCGAAGCATCCGGGCTCCGGCAAGCGCCACTGCCACACCCACGGCGGAAAGCTGCTCCTTGCTCTCGACCGAACACGGTCCGGCCATCACCACGACCTCGTCTCCACCGATTCGCAAATCCCCGACCCTGATCTCCGAGGGCTCAGGGTGATGCTCTCTGGACACTTGCGGGTACGGCGCCGCCACGGCGCGGATCTCGGCCACACCGGGCATCTCGGCGAGATCTGCAGTGAGAGCCGGCCCATCACCGCCGATGAGCCCGATGTGGGTCTCCTCACCGATCTCGGTCACCAAGGGCCTCGCCCCTTGACGTTCGATGAAACGGACCACCGCGGCCTTGTTCTTCAGTGAGCAGTTTCTCTCCAGAACGACGATCACGCCGATTCCTCCTCGACCCGTAGCCCATCGAGGAATGTACCCGGATCCTCGCCCCTATCGATCGCGTCGATCAGGGCGCTCCCCACGATCACCCCGTCGACGTGGCCGGACAGGGCTTCGACCTGACTCCGGCTGCGAACGCCGAACCCCGCCATCACCGGCAGCGACGTCGCCGACCGAACCCGGTCCAGATACGCGAACTCCTCGACACCCAGCACGGCCTCGCCGCCGGTGACCGCGGTCCTGGTCACCGCATAGACGAATCCCCTACTCGTCGTGGCAATCCGGGCGAGACGCCCAGAAGATGTGGTGGGCGTGACGAGCTTGACCAAGGCCAGACCCACGGGCTCCAACACCTCCACGATCGGAGCGTCCTCCTCCAAAGGAAGATCGGGGACGATCAAACCCGACGTGCGGGTGTCGATCATCGCCGATGCGAGCCGATCGAGACCGAATGCCAGGAAGGGGTTGTAGTAGCCCATCAGCAGATGAGGGGCGCCCAGACTCTGCAGCCGATCTGCGAGCAGTTCGAAGATCCACTCCAGGGTGACTCCGTTGCCCAGCGCGACGTGACTCGCCTGCTGGATGGTCAGCCCATCGGCCATCGGATCTGTGAACGGCACCCCGATTTCCACGACGGTGGCCGACTGCGCCACCGCCGCCAGGATGTCCGGGAAGGACTCCAGCGTCGGGTAGCCGGCCGTTATGTAGGCACAGATGGCGGGACCCGAAGAACCCCGAATCGCGTCTGAGATCGCCTTGGAACCAACCGACTCAGACATGTGAAACCTCCCCGGTCAGAAGTTGGAGATCCTTGTCTCCCCGCCCCGAGAGGCCGATGACGATCCGGCCACCCTGGTGATCCCTTGCCCACCGCCGGGCACCGGCAAGGGCGTGCGCCGACTCGAGTGCGGGAAGAATCCCCTCCACCGCGCTGCACTCGTGCAGCGCATCGAGGGCCTCGTCGTCGGTCACCGACTCGTATCTCGCCCGGCCCAGGTCGCGCAAGAGGGCATGCTCGGGACCGACCCCCGGGTAGTCGAGGCCGGGAGCGATCGAGTGTGTTTCGAGAATCTGACCGTCGCCATCCTGCAGGAGTGGTGTCATGGCGCCGTGCAGCACGCCCGGGCTGCCGGCGCCGAGAGTGGCCGAATGCGGATCACCGGCACGACCTCGTCCGGCAGCCTCGATCCCCAGCAACTTCACCTCTGCGTCACCCACGAAACCGCGGAACAGCCCGATCGCGTTCGATCCGCCTCCCACACAGGCAACCGCCACGCTGGGGAGCCCAACCCCCGAGGCGAGCAGTTGCGCCCGAGCCTCGTTGCCGATGACCGACTGGAACTCGCGCACCATCCACGGGTAGGGATGTGGACCGACGACCGACCCCAGCAGGTAGTAGGTGCCTTCGGGGTCGGCAACCCAGGCGCGCATCGCCTCGTCGATCGCCGCCCGCAGCGTCTGGTCGCCCGCCTCGACGAGGATCACCTCTGCGCCGAGCAGTTTCATCCGCTCCAGATTGGGTTTCTGACGCCGGGCATCGATCACCCCCATGTACACGGTGCAGGGAAGTCCGACCCTGGCGGCGGCGGCGGCGGTGGCGACACCATGCTGCCCTGCTCCCGTCTCGGCGACGATTCGTTCGACACCCAGTCGACGAGCAATGAGCGCCTGGCCCAATGCGTTGTTGATCTTGTGGGCGCCCGTGTGACAGAGATCCTCTCTCTTGAGATAGACCTCCGCTCCCCAGCGCGCACCGAGCGACGGGGCGGGGGTCAGCGCCGTGGGACGTCCGATGAAGTCACGCTGTTCCCTCTCCAACTCGCCAAGAAACGTGGGATCGCCGAGCAGCTCCACCGCGCGACGCTCGAGCCTCTCCAGCACTCCGATCAGCGTCTCGGGAACGAATGCTCCTCCATACGGTCCGAACCGACCTCGTGGTGGTGGCCTCCCTTCGACCAATCGGTCCAGGAGCGAAGCAGCCGTGTCGGTCATGTTCCCACCAATCCTTTCTCGGTCTCTCGGACCGCTTCAACAAACGCTCGGATCCGGCCCGGGTCCTTCACACCGGGCTCGGACTCCACACCACTACTGACATCGACACCAAAAGGGTGAACCGTCCTGATGGCCTCGCCGACATTGTCGGGATCGAGACCTCCTGCCAGCGTCACCCGGCCCCGACGGGCGACGCCGAAGGCACGGGTCCAGTCGACCGTACGCCCCGCACCGCTGCGGCGCCCCTCGTAGACGAGCCTGCAATCGGTCGAGCTCCCCAGGTACGTGTCGAGTTCGGCCTGGACACGCTCCGACTCCCGGAACACCGGCAGCAGCCGCCTGCCGTCCAGATCCTCGAGATACGCGTGATCGGCCTGGACGACATCCGCATCGAAGACAGCGAGCGCCCGCGCGAGTTCGCCGGCCGTCGGACGAAGGAACACGGCCACCCGATCGATGCTCCTTGGAAGCTCTGGTGCAAGTCGGACTGCCTGTTCCGGTGTGACCTGCCGGAGGGAGGACGCGAACACGAACCCGACCGAGTCGGCGCCGGCTTCTGCCGCCGCGATCGCCCCAGGGAGGTCGGTGATGCCACAGATCTTGACGTGGATTCTCATGACACCGACCTCGCCCGTATCGCATTCCGGCCGGCGGCGATCATGGCCCTGGTGGCGACGCCCGGCTCATCCGAGGTCACCAGCGCCGTTCCGACCAGAGCCAGCCGGTATCCGAGGCGAGCAGCCGCCGCAGCATCTGCAAGAGTTCTCACACCGCTCTCCGCGACCCGGGGAAGGTGCTCGGGAAGCAGCGGGGCCAGGGATGCCAGACGTGTCGAGTCGACGTCCAGCGTGCTCAGGTTTCGAGAGTTCACCCCGACCAGGACACCGGCGTCGAACACGGCCGAGGCCACCTCGAGGTCGCTCTCATCGAAGATCTCCACGAGAGCGAACATGCCGAACTCGTCGGCGATCGCCGTCATCTCCTGCAGAAGGGAGGAATCCATCATCTTTGCGATGAGTAGCACCCCCGATGCGCCGGCCGCTCGAGCCTGGATCACCTGGATCGGATCCACCAGAAAGTCTTTGCAGAGCACCGGCACGTCCACCGCCGAGGCCGCCGCCTCCAGGTACTCGAGGTGGCCGTCGAAGCGCTCCGGCTCCGTCAAGACCGACACGGCAACGGCGCCGGCCTCTGCATAGGACCGGGCGAGCTTCACCACGGCGCCCTGCGGGTCGCCATCTCTGAGAAGCGGACCGTCGGCCGGGCTGGTCAGCTTCGTCTCGGCGATCAGATCGAAGCCATCTGGGGACAGGATCAGAGGCCGAGCCGGTCGGGCGGACGCGGCGCGCGAGGTCAGCCCCATCACCCCGAAGCGGCGGCGCGCCGCTTCGGCCCGGCTGCGGCTGGAATCGGCCATCGTGGTGAGGAAGTCAGACATGGTTCGTCCCGCCGAGACGGCCGAGGAGATCCGACGCCCGCCCGTCGTCGATGGCGGCCGACGCGCTCGCCAGTGCTCGAACCGGATCCTGATCGCGCCCGGTCACTCGAAGGGCGAGCGACGCACCCAGAACGATGGCGTCGCGGTGGGGCCCGTCCTCCCCCTCGAGAACCCGGCGGAGCGCTCCGGCGTTGAATGCGGGGTCGCCGCCTGCCAGGTCCTCGGCCAGGCATCGTCGCAGTCCGAAGTCGGCCGGATCCTCCACCGAGTCGATAACGGAGCCGGGGGTCACGTCGAACATGGAGTACGGTCCCATCGGGGTGGGCTCGTCCCAGCTCAGCGCACCGTTCACGACAAAAGCCCGTTCGATCGGCATCTCGGACAGCGTCGCTGCGAGCATCCGGGCGGCGTCGAGACTGTACGCGCCGATCACGGCGAACGGTGGTGTCGCCGGATTGGCCAGCGGTCCGGCGAGATTGAAGATCGTTCGGACTCCCAGAGCCCTTCGCACCGGTGCGATGGACTTCATCGCAGGGTGATAGGCAGGAGCGAAGAGGAAGGTGAAGCCCGTGTCGCCGAACACGCGTGCCGCCTCCTTCGCGTCCCAGGGAACACTCATCCCGAGGGCGGCGAGCACGTCGGCGCTGCCACTCCGGCTCGAGATCGACCGATTCCCGTGTTTGATCACCGGAACGCCTGCTGCCGCGGCGACCAAGGCCGAACCGGTGGAGAGATTGAGACTCCCCGACCCGTCGCCGCCCGTCCCGACGATGTCGACCGCCGCAGCGTCGACAGGAATGTCGGGGCGAATGGCGATCTCACGCAGCCCGAGGGCGAACGCCCTGACCTCATCGGGCGTCTCACCTTTGGCTCGAAGGCCGGCGAGCGCGGCCGCGGCCAGAACCGGGTCCAGATCCGGGTCGGTCAGATGGCCGAGCATCACGCGGGCCTCGCGTTCGGTGAGATCGACGCCGGAGAGCACTTTGTCGATGAGCACCCTCATGACGAGACCACCGCGAGAGCCTCGGAGGCGTTCACCGGGTCGAGATCGAGAAAGTTCTGCAAAAGCCGGTCACCCGCCGGGGTGAGCACGCTCTCCGGGTGGAACTGGACCCCCTCGATCGGCAACTCCCGATGCCGGATGCCCATGATCTCTCCCTCCGACGTGTAGGCCGAGATCATCAGCTCGGAAGCAAGACCCTCTTCGGCCACGGCCAGGGAGTGGTATCTCCCCGCCTGCAACGGGTTGGAAAGTCCCTGGAAGATGGTGCGTCTGTCGTGATACACGGGCGACGCCTTCCCATGCATGAGCGTCTGCGCGGGACCGACCGTGCTTCCGAACACGGCGGCCACCGCCTGATGACCAAGGCACACACCCAGGATGGGGATCCGCTCGGCGAAGGCCTCGATGATGGCCATCGAGACACCGGCGCCCTCCGGTCGGCCTGGTCCCGGCGAGACGACCACGTGACTGGGCTCGAGAGCCATCGCGCCGTCCACCGTGATCTGGTCATTGGTCCTGACGCTCACCTCGGCGCCCAAGGTCATGAAGGCTTGAACCAGGTTGTAGGTGAATGAGTCATAGTTGTCGATCATCAGTACGTGGCGATTCATAGGCCCTCCTTTGCCAGTGCGAAGGCTGCTCCGAGCGCTGCCGCTTTGGACAGGACTTCTTCGTATTCACGCGCCGGGTCGCTGTCGGCAACGATCCCCGCACCCGCCTGGTAGCTGTATCCGCCCTCTCCGAAGACCATCGTGCGGATCGTGATGGCCTGGTCCATCGAGCCGCCATGGCCGAAGTACCCCACGGAACCGGAGTAGAGACCCCGGGACACCGGTTCGAGATCATCGATCAGCTCGATGGCCCGCAGCTTTGGCGCTCCCGACACCGTTCCTGCAGGGAACGTGGCACGGAAGAGATCCAGAGCGTCGAGGCCGGGACGCATCTCGCCGGTGACTCCGCTCACCATGTGCATGACGTGGCTGTAGCGCTCGACGGTGCGGTACGGATCGACCTTGACCGACCCGGCCACCGCCGTGCGGCCGAGATCGTTGCGCGCCAGATCCACGAGCATCACATGCTCGGCGGCCTCCTTCGGGTCGGCCAGGAGCTGACGCTCCAGGAGCTTGTCGTGCTCGTCGCCGTCGCCTCGCGGGCGAGTGCCGGCGATCGGCCGAAGCTCGGCTCTCGTGCCGCTGAGTTTGGCGAGTGCCTCCGGGGATGAGCCGACCACTTGGAGATCCTCGAAGTCGACGAAGTACATGTACGGGGACGGATTCAGCAGGCGGAGTGCCCGATATGCGGCAAAAGGCTCGAGAGATGTCCTGCCCGCGAAGTTGATCGAAAGGACCAGTTGATAGACGTCCCCGGCGGTGATGTGCCGTTTCACCGTCCCGACGCCCGAGATGAACTGATCCCTCGACATGCTCAGCACCGGCGGCTCGTGGCTTCTCGAGCCGTTGCGCACCTCGACGGGGCCACGCAGAATCCTGATCACTTCCCTGCGGAGTGCAGCCCGGTCGGATTCCGCCCCGGCATGGAGAAGTGCGATGCGCCGGGTCAGGTGGTCGAAGACCAGGATCGACTCGGTCGCCATATAGGCACCTTCGGGATGCATCGAGAGGTGCGGTGCCGGCGGTAACGGATAGAAACGTCGAACCAGGTCGAACGCGGCGACACCGACGAGACCGCCGGAGAAGGGCTGATCCGGCATGAAGGGACCGCACTGCGGTGCTCTCTCGAGCGCGATTCTCAGACCGTCGAGCGGTTCGCGCGACACGAGCTCACCGCCGACGCTCACACCCTCCCGGTCGATGGCGACATGCAGGGTCTCACCGAAGCCGATGAACGAATACCGACCTTGATGTCCCCCCTCCACGCTCTCGAGTAGGTAGCGGGGGCCCAACGGCTCCAACCGCAGATACGCCGAGACCGGTGTGTGCAGGTCGGCTGCGATGTCGAATGGTGTCTGCATGTCTCCTCAATCCTTTGCGATGTGAGGAGTGTTTGCTGCATCAGGAAACCCACCTCACGTTCCTCCGAGGTGGGCTGGTGTGTTCTGTGTTCAGACAGGTTTGGTATCGCCACCTCTTATCGGGACGACCACCACCACTGCTGGACTGAACAGGTGTTTCTCATACTCATTGAAGCCGTAACCGTACTGGGCGATCGGGCCGGGAGCAAGCGGTCGCATGGCTTCAGGCGATGCCGGGGGTTATTTCATCCGCATCGGCACGGCTGATGGCCCCCTCGCCGAGGGGCATCGAGGGGCTTGCGATCGAAGTCGGGTCATCCGGTGTTGCGAAGACCGGCTGCGATACCGTTGACCGTCAAGAGCAGTGCTCGTTGCAGAAGTGGGTCGTCGCGATCTGTGTTCCGTGAACGCGCGAGCAGGTTGACCTGGAGGTGGTGGAGGGGTTGCAGATAGGTGTCTCTGACCCGCAGCGTACGTTGAAGGACGGGGTTGGCCTCGAGCAGTGTCGGTTCGTTCGTGATGGCGAGAATCTCGTCGATCGTCCGGTGGTATTCCGCTTCGATCGTGTCGAAGAGGTGGCGATGGTCTGCCGGGACGAGAGCCTGCACGTACCGTTGAGCGATCCCAAGATCCGTCTTGGCGAGCGTCATCTCGACATTTGATATGAAGGTTCGAAAGAAGGACCAATGTGCAAACATCTCGCTGATCGCCGCCCCATGTCCCGCACGACGCGCGGCAGCGAGTCCCGACCCAACCCCAAACCATCCTGGGATGATCTGACGCGACTGTGTCCAACCGAACACCCAGGGGATCGCCCTGAGATCGTCGAGCGACCCGGCGCCATTGGGACGCCGCGACGGACGTGAACCGATATTGAGCGCCCCCAACTCGTCGACCGGCGTCGCAGAAAGGAAATACTCGACGAGATCCGGACTCTCGATCAGATCTCGATAGGCCGCATACGCAGCATCGCTCACCACATCCATCGTGTCATGCCATCGAACGAGCTGCTCCTCGGGTTGACGAGGCGACTGATGGAGCAGCGACGCTTCGATGACCGCCGACAGCGCCAGCTCGAGGTTTCGGGCGGCAAGCTCGGGAAGGCCGTACTTGTCGGCGATCACCTCACCTTGTTCGGTGATCTTGATCGGCCCGTCGACGGTCCCGTACGGCTGGGCGAGGATCGCTTCGTGCGTCGGTCCACCACCCCGACCGATGGTGCCGCCGCGTCCGTGGAACAACCGCAGCACGACACCATGTTTTCTGGCGATGTCCCGCAGCCGTTGCTGCGCCTTGTAGATCTCCCACTGCGATGTGGTGATGCCACCGGCCTTGTTCGAATCCGAATAACCGAGCATCACCTCTTGAATGTCGCCACGAAGGCGAACGATCTCACGGTATGGCTTGACGCTCAGGAGTCGGTCGAACAGGTCGCCTGCCATCTGGAGCTCTTCGGTGGTTTCGAGTAGCGGCACGAAACCGAGCTCGGCAACATGTCCCGGGACGTCGATGAGTCCCACTTCACGAGCCAAGACGGCGGCCGCAAGGACATCGTCGACGTCCCGTGTCATCGAGATGATGTAGCTCTCGATGAGGTCGGAGCCGTACCGGTCCTTGACATGCCTGATCGTTCGGAACACGTCGAGGGTGGCGGCCGTCTCCTCACTCACCGCCGCCGCGGTCGTGGTCAACGGCCGCCGACCATCCAACTCCACGGCCAGTTTCTCGGCTCGACCGGCGGCATCGAGCACCCGATAGGGAGTACCGAGACGGTCGAACAACTCGGCGATCGCCTCATGGTGTTTCGCTGCGAGCTGCCGGATGTCCATCGTCGCCAGATGAAACCCGAACGTCGCCGCCGTACGTGTCACCCGGGCGACCATGCCTGCAGCGACCAGACCACCACGGTTCGCGACCAGCGACCGGTGGAGCACGGCGAGTTCCTCGAGGACTTCACCGATAGTGGAATACCCCCTGCCAGGAACATGGCGGGAACCCGATGTCATACGCTCACGGGTGTTGACGAGCCGCTGATGGATGTAGGCCAACTTGAGCCGATACGGCTCCTCCGCGTTGAGGACACCGAACCGCTCATGCACTCGCGGCAGCAGCGACCGGTCCACCTCG from Actinomycetota bacterium includes the following:
- the ppc gene encoding phosphoenolpyruvate carboxylase: MVDLHKRDAALRADIRRLGNQLGDSLVRQEGPDLLDLVEDVRAITRRLRDTETAGRDDALDVLLGGLDLATLSTLVRAFTAYFYLANVAEQTHRLDELAARTRRQRGWLESTVDQVDAAGLDRADVERMLERLELRPVFTAHPTEASRRSILTKLNTVAKLLDERLDTRATEADKRRIDRRLAELIDLIWQTDELRRDRPDPRDEAASVIYYLDELFRGAVPEVLDGYATEMRRLGIDVAIDRTPIRFGTWVGGDRDGNPFVTAAVTGDVLAAQHDHAMRNLIGAVEALATDLSTSSRIRDVSDELRASLEVDRSLLPRVHERFGVLNAEEPYRLKLAYIHQRLVNTRERMTSGSRHVPGRGYSTIGEVLEELAVLHRSLVANRGGLVAAGMVARVTRTAATFGFHLATMDIRQLAAKHHEAIAELFDRLGTPYRVLDAAGRAEKLAVELDGRRPLTTTAAAVSEETAATLDVFRTIRHVKDRYGSDLIESYIISMTRDVDDVLAAAVLAREVGLIDVPGHVAELGFVPLLETTEELQMAGDLFDRLLSVKPYREIVRLRGDIQEVMLGYSDSNKAGGITTSQWEIYKAQQRLRDIARKHGVVLRLFHGRGGTIGRGGGPTHEAILAQPYGTVDGPIKITEQGEVIADKYGLPELAARNLELALSAVIEASLLHQSPRQPEEQLVRWHDTMDVVSDAAYAAYRDLIESPDLVEYFLSATPVDELGALNIGSRPSRRPNGAGSLDDLRAIPWVFGWTQSRQIIPGWFGVGSGLAAARRAGHGAAISEMFAHWSFFRTFISNVEMTLAKTDLGIAQRYVQALVPADHRHLFDTIEAEYHRTIDEILAITNEPTLLEANPVLQRTLRVRDTYLQPLHHLQVNLLARSRNTDRDDPLLQRALLLTVNGIAAGLRNTG